From the Alloalcanivorax dieselolei B5 genome, one window contains:
- a CDS encoding methyl-accepting chemotaxis protein, with amino-acid sequence MKWLDDMTVKRSWDWVLLGFSVMILVLGGVSLYASHFSRQAFGTLEQIHVRQTSALNRTYIDLLQAQVAMDRAAELIRVPSFDEPEPVIDEAESLMKDARQAFQRFLEIPPQPQQQEAIDALSEQLYALLNVGLSLQLTVLKEGDFASYRSGRGRVSDMNYAFATGADAFLAASEESARHLTEGFEGLVRQGVVVLAVTVAAALLLVLLVRWGVTVNVIRPLQRLLTHFERIAEGDLSARLERRGGNEIGQLYSGLSALQSGLANIVGRVRKSCESLHRGSAGIANGTGNLSSRFEQLASSLEETASSMEQLTATVQRNEDHARQGHGLVRDAHRVASEGSEVMSAAVDRMERLRAAAGQIAETTSAIQGIALQTSILALNASVEAARAGEEGSGFAVVAKEVRDLARRSATLAKDIETRMEQALVEVDDGVTLVGKAGGTMEHIVEAVTRVTTIMDDVAVASTEQARGIEQIGEAVVQMDQVTQQNVSVVARAADHADHLRRQADELMAAVASFTLASDGPVSPPGELEQLRLGVRPAEAGIGDGNAVA; translated from the coding sequence ATGAAATGGCTCGATGACATGACGGTGAAGCGCAGTTGGGACTGGGTGCTGCTTGGCTTCAGCGTGATGATTCTGGTGCTTGGCGGGGTGAGCCTGTACGCCTCCCATTTCAGCCGCCAGGCATTCGGTACCCTGGAGCAGATTCATGTCCGCCAGACCAGCGCCCTGAACCGCACCTACATCGATCTGCTGCAGGCCCAGGTGGCCATGGACCGGGCGGCGGAGCTGATCCGCGTGCCGTCCTTCGACGAACCGGAGCCGGTGATCGACGAGGCCGAGTCCTTGATGAAGGACGCCCGCCAGGCGTTCCAGCGCTTTCTGGAAATCCCCCCGCAACCGCAACAGCAGGAGGCCATCGACGCGCTGTCCGAGCAGTTGTACGCGTTGCTCAACGTCGGCCTGAGTCTGCAGTTGACGGTACTCAAGGAAGGGGACTTCGCCAGTTACCGCTCCGGCCGCGGCCGGGTCAGCGACATGAATTACGCTTTCGCCACTGGCGCGGACGCTTTCCTGGCCGCTTCGGAGGAGAGCGCCCGGCACCTTACCGAGGGCTTCGAGGGATTGGTGCGGCAAGGCGTGGTGGTGCTGGCGGTGACCGTGGCGGCGGCGTTGTTGCTGGTTTTGCTGGTGCGTTGGGGAGTAACGGTGAACGTGATCCGGCCGCTGCAACGTTTGCTGACCCATTTCGAGCGCATCGCCGAAGGGGATTTGTCCGCCCGTCTGGAGCGTCGTGGCGGCAATGAAATCGGCCAGTTGTACTCCGGCTTGAGCGCGTTGCAATCCGGGCTGGCCAACATCGTGGGGCGGGTGCGCAAAAGCTGCGAGTCCCTGCACCGGGGCAGCGCCGGTATCGCCAATGGCACCGGCAACTTGTCCTCCCGCTTCGAGCAACTGGCCTCGTCCCTGGAAGAGACCGCCTCCAGCATGGAACAGCTTACCGCCACGGTGCAGCGCAATGAGGACCACGCCCGCCAGGGGCATGGCCTGGTTCGCGATGCGCATCGGGTGGCGTCCGAGGGCAGTGAGGTAATGAGCGCGGCGGTGGATCGCATGGAGCGCCTGCGGGCCGCCGCTGGCCAGATTGCGGAAACCACCAGCGCGATTCAGGGGATTGCCTTGCAGACCAGCATTCTGGCGCTCAACGCTTCGGTGGAGGCGGCCCGGGCCGGGGAAGAGGGCAGCGGTTTCGCGGTGGTGGCCAAGGAGGTGCGGGATCTGGCGCGGCGCAGCGCCACGCTGGCCAAGGACATCGAAACCCGTATGGAGCAGGCCCTGGTGGAGGTGGATGACGGCGTGACCCTGGTGGGCAAAGCCGGCGGCACCATGGAGCACATCGTCGAGGCGGTGACCCGGGTCACCACCATCATGGACGATGTGGCCGTGGCCTCCACCGAACAGGCCCGGGGGATCGAGCAGATTGGTGAGGCGGTGGTGCAGATGGACCAGGTCACCCAGCAGAACGTCTCGGTGGTGGCCCGCGCCGCCGACCACGCGGACCATCTGCGCCGCCAGGCGGATGAGCTGATGGCGGCGGTGGCGTCCTTCACCCTGGCGTCCGACGGCCCGGTGTCACCCCCGGGCGAGCTGGAGCAGCTGCGCCTCGGTGTCCGCCCAGCCGAGGCAGGCATCGGTGACGGAAACGCCGTAGCGTAG
- a CDS encoding Crp/Fnr family transcriptional regulator, with the protein MSAIIDVLAKATLFSTLDEGALGTLCEEGRTINLDGRGHLFEVGERANAYYLMTSGVMRLYRPGLDGEDKVFQVVGEGDLVAETAMFAEPSIYPLSAEAESPCTLIRLPRHGLLSLVRVQPDFALRLLGEMSHRLYQAVNRLDQLTVTNAGQRVVMYLLELTEWRREHWVVLPVSAKVLARQLNVTPETLSRLLTRFRQSGLISGRGRKWAILDPPELCRAANLPLPDAQCHCAGSQFFRCCNFSDRSCS; encoded by the coding sequence ATGTCAGCGATCATTGACGTGTTGGCGAAGGCGACGCTGTTCTCGACCCTGGACGAGGGCGCTCTGGGGACGTTGTGCGAGGAAGGCCGGACGATAAACCTGGACGGTCGCGGGCATCTGTTCGAAGTGGGTGAGAGGGCCAATGCCTACTACCTGATGACGAGCGGTGTCATGCGCTTGTATCGGCCCGGTCTGGACGGCGAAGACAAGGTGTTTCAGGTGGTTGGTGAGGGGGACCTGGTGGCGGAAACCGCCATGTTCGCCGAGCCCAGCATCTATCCCCTGTCGGCCGAGGCGGAAAGCCCTTGTACGTTGATCCGCTTGCCACGCCATGGATTGCTGAGTCTGGTCCGGGTGCAACCGGATTTTGCCCTGCGATTGCTGGGGGAAATGTCCCACCGGCTTTATCAGGCGGTAAATCGATTGGACCAACTCACAGTGACCAATGCCGGCCAAAGGGTGGTGATGTACTTGTTGGAGCTGACCGAGTGGCGGAGGGAGCACTGGGTGGTGTTGCCGGTAAGCGCCAAGGTTCTGGCGCGACAACTGAATGTGACACCGGAAACGCTGTCGCGCCTGCTCACCCGTTTTCGCCAGAGCGGTTTGATCAGCGGGCGCGGACGCAAGTGGGCAATCCTTGATCCTCCGGAGTTGTGCCGGGCCGCCAATTTGCCGTTGCCGGACGCCCAGTGCCATTGCGCCGGCTCGCAGTTCTTTCGCTGTTGTAATTTCAGCGACCGATCCTGTTCATAA
- a CDS encoding nitric-oxide reductase large subunit has translation MAHYRKLWWTLIAVLAATFALLGYFGTEVYRKAPPIPDRVVTEDGTVLMTRDDILDGQTAWQSVGGMQLGSIWGHGAYQAPDWTADWLHRELIHWLELAAQERYGQSYDALDSEHQAMLQRALRDAYRTNTFQQSDGTLTVSSRRAEAMALTADYYSRLFGDAPELRGTRQSYAMKEGTLPSESRRQALTQFFFWTAWAAATERPDGDATYTNNWPHESLIDNVPTAENIIWSIVSVILLIAGVGFLILGWAFLRRHDEDEPPAPARDPLSLVSLTPSQKALGKYLFLVVALFVFQVFVGGAVAHYTVEGQHFYGFELSQYFPYSLLRTWHIQSALFWIATGFLAAGLFLAPIINGGKDPKFQKLGVDILFWALVVVVVGSFVGNYLAIAQIMPENLNFWLGHQGYEYVDLGRLWQIGKFTGVAFWLVLMLRGIGPALRKPGDKHLLVLLTASVTAIGLFYGAGFFYGERTHLSIMEYWRWWIVHLWVEGFFEVFATTALAFIFYNLGLVSRTVATGASLASASLFLLGGVPGTFHHLYFSGTTTPVMAVGATFSALEVVPLVVLGYEAWEHSKLRERAPWMDQMKWPLACFVAVAFWNMLGAGVFGFMINPPISLYYIQGLNTTPVHAHAALFGVYGFLALGFTLLVLRYIRPHLRFSDRLMRNGFWLLNIGLVLMITTSLLPVGLIQFHASVSEGMWYARSEAFMQQDLLQTLRWVRTFGDVVFIIGALAVAWQVVSGVLFGSRASALAPAEANA, from the coding sequence ATGGCCCACTACCGCAAACTCTGGTGGACGCTGATCGCCGTTCTGGCGGCCACGTTCGCGTTGCTCGGCTACTTCGGTACCGAGGTCTACCGCAAGGCGCCGCCGATCCCGGATCGGGTGGTGACCGAGGACGGCACCGTACTGATGACCCGGGACGACATTCTCGACGGCCAAACCGCCTGGCAATCCGTGGGCGGCATGCAATTGGGCTCGATCTGGGGACATGGCGCCTATCAGGCGCCGGACTGGACCGCTGACTGGCTGCACCGGGAATTGATTCATTGGCTGGAGCTGGCCGCCCAGGAACGTTACGGCCAGTCCTATGACGCCCTGGACAGCGAACATCAGGCGATGCTGCAACGGGCGCTACGCGACGCTTACCGCACCAACACCTTCCAGCAGAGTGACGGAACGCTGACGGTCAGCAGCCGGCGTGCCGAAGCCATGGCGCTGACCGCGGACTATTACTCGCGGCTGTTCGGCGACGCGCCGGAACTGCGCGGCACGCGGCAAAGCTACGCCATGAAGGAAGGCACTCTGCCCAGTGAAAGCCGCCGGCAGGCCCTCACTCAATTCTTCTTCTGGACCGCCTGGGCGGCGGCCACCGAGCGCCCCGACGGGGACGCCACCTACACCAACAACTGGCCCCACGAGTCGTTGATCGACAATGTCCCCACCGCCGAAAACATCATCTGGTCCATCGTCAGCGTCATCCTGCTGATCGCCGGCGTTGGCTTCCTGATCCTGGGCTGGGCCTTCCTCCGTCGCCACGATGAAGACGAGCCACCGGCCCCCGCCCGCGATCCACTCAGCCTGGTCTCCCTGACGCCGTCGCAAAAGGCATTGGGAAAATACCTGTTCCTGGTGGTGGCACTGTTCGTCTTCCAGGTGTTCGTCGGCGGCGCGGTTGCCCACTATACGGTGGAGGGCCAGCACTTCTATGGCTTCGAACTGTCTCAGTATTTCCCCTATTCACTGCTGCGCACCTGGCACATCCAGAGTGCACTGTTCTGGATCGCCACCGGCTTTCTCGCCGCCGGTCTGTTCCTGGCGCCGATCATCAACGGCGGCAAGGATCCGAAGTTCCAGAAGCTCGGCGTCGATATTCTGTTCTGGGCGCTGGTGGTGGTGGTGGTCGGCTCCTTCGTCGGCAACTACCTCGCCATCGCCCAGATCATGCCGGAGAACCTGAACTTCTGGCTCGGTCATCAGGGCTATGAATACGTGGACCTGGGCCGCCTGTGGCAGATCGGCAAGTTCACCGGCGTCGCCTTCTGGCTGGTATTGATGTTGCGCGGTATCGGCCCGGCGCTACGCAAGCCCGGCGACAAACATCTGCTGGTACTGCTCACCGCCTCGGTGACCGCCATCGGTCTGTTTTATGGCGCCGGCTTCTTCTACGGCGAGCGCACCCATCTTTCCATCATGGAGTACTGGCGCTGGTGGATCGTGCATCTGTGGGTGGAAGGGTTCTTCGAGGTGTTCGCCACCACCGCTCTGGCCTTCATTTTCTATAACCTGGGGTTGGTATCCCGTACCGTCGCCACCGGCGCCAGCCTGGCTTCCGCGTCCCTGTTCCTGCTCGGCGGCGTGCCCGGCACTTTCCATCATCTGTATTTCTCCGGGACCACGACTCCGGTAATGGCGGTGGGGGCGACGTTCAGTGCGCTGGAAGTGGTGCCTCTGGTGGTACTCGGCTACGAGGCCTGGGAACACAGCAAGCTGCGTGAGCGGGCCCCCTGGATGGATCAGATGAAATGGCCATTGGCCTGTTTCGTGGCGGTGGCGTTCTGGAACATGCTCGGCGCCGGGGTGTTCGGCTTCATGATCAACCCGCCGATCTCCCTGTACTACATTCAGGGTCTGAACACCACGCCGGTGCACGCCCACGCCGCCCTGTTCGGTGTTTACGGCTTCCTGGCTCTGGGCTTCACACTGCTGGTGCTGCGCTATATCCGGCCGCACCTGCGGTTCAGTGACCGCCTGATGCGCAATGGCTTCTGGCTGCTCAATATCGGTCTGGTGCTGATGATCACCACCAGCCTGCTGCCGGTGGGCCTGATCCAGTTCCACGCCAGCGTCAGCGAAGGCATGTGGTACGCCCGCAGCGAGGCGTTCATGCAACAAGACCTGCTGCAAACGCTGCGCTGGGTACGCACCTTCGGCGATGTGGTGTTCATCATCGGCGCCCTGGCGGTGGCCTGGCAGGTAGTCTCCGGGGTGCTGTTCGGCTCCCGCGCCTCTGCCCTGGCGCCGGCGGAGGCCAACGCCTGA
- a CDS encoding Rrf2 family transcriptional regulator, protein MKLTQYSDYSLRVLIYLGLRGEALSTISTISESYGISRNHIVKVVHQLGQLGYVETLRGKNGGLRLAHRPEDINVGEVVRYTEANMSLVECFGDQNACVLTPNCVLRSALSEALNAFLHVLDGYTLADLIEPRRALHKRLLPTVTERSA, encoded by the coding sequence ATGAAGCTGACCCAATACAGTGACTACTCGTTGCGCGTACTGATCTATCTTGGCCTGCGGGGAGAGGCGCTGAGCACCATCAGCACCATTTCGGAAAGCTATGGCATTTCCCGCAACCATATCGTCAAGGTGGTGCATCAGCTCGGACAACTGGGCTATGTGGAAACCCTGCGCGGCAAGAACGGCGGCCTGCGCCTGGCCCATCGTCCCGAAGACATCAATGTGGGCGAGGTGGTTCGCTACACCGAGGCCAACATGAGCCTGGTGGAGTGCTTCGGGGACCAGAATGCCTGTGTCCTTACCCCCAATTGCGTGCTACGCAGTGCCCTCAGCGAAGCTTTGAACGCGTTCCTGCATGTTCTTGATGGCTACACTCTGGCCGATCTCATCGAACCGCGTCGGGCGTTGCACAAACGGCTTCTGCCCACCGTCACCGAGCGGAGCGCCTGA
- a CDS encoding Rrf2 family transcriptional regulator produces the protein MRITRYTDYALRVLIQLALQPRRLTIADMARAYGISRHHLTKVVHQLQRLGYVETQRGQTGGVRLARPAADIRVGKVVRDMEPDLALVECFHGEDRCAITPYCQLRVVFEQGLRLFLETLDDYTLEDLVRGERRQLIRILEPPSFG, from the coding sequence ATGCGGATTACCCGCTATACCGACTATGCTTTGCGCGTGCTGATTCAACTGGCGTTGCAACCGCGACGGTTGACCATCGCCGACATGGCCAGGGCCTACGGCATTTCCCGCCACCATCTGACCAAAGTGGTGCATCAACTGCAGCGTCTGGGTTATGTGGAGACCCAGCGTGGGCAAACCGGCGGCGTCCGTCTGGCTCGCCCGGCGGCGGATATCCGGGTGGGCAAGGTAGTGCGGGATATGGAGCCGGACCTGGCTCTGGTGGAATGTTTTCATGGCGAGGACCGCTGCGCGATCACGCCATACTGTCAGTTGCGGGTGGTGTTCGAGCAGGGGCTGAGGTTGTTTCTGGAAACGCTGGACGACTATACCCTGGAAGACCTGGTCCGCGGTGAGCGCCGGCAACTGATTCGGATTCTGGAACCGCCGTCCTTTGGTTGA
- a CDS encoding NnrS family protein, translating to MDQTLRSPRRPWGVLFAFPFRIFFVSTGVAAVLLLPLWLWWLLGGGGPAMSALLWHQHEMTVGLLNAAIAGFMLTAVCNWTGTAPVAGRALLVLWGLWLSARLGLLLGDAWQLLAVLLDLAFLPVVATLVARRVWSARQARQAPLIGVLLALWGLDVAFHWSGDPRFLHGLVLLGALLILMVGGRITPAFTANWLRLHGDDPERVRRRPALDIAGLICGLAVVVLELTAWRGLAVALVGLLATLVAAVRLAGWAGWRVRREPLLWILHLGHLWVVLGFGLWAAAKAGLPVAPTAWVHALGAGAIGTMILGVITRVAMGHTGRPMRLLPGMRWGFLAILAAGLVRVLAGLGMVPWLPGLWLAAGLWLLAWLLFLWLYTPVLAAPRADGRPG from the coding sequence ATGGATCAAACATTGCGATCACCAAGACGGCCATGGGGGGTGTTGTTCGCTTTCCCGTTTCGTATTTTCTTCGTTTCCACGGGCGTTGCCGCCGTGCTGTTGTTGCCGCTGTGGCTGTGGTGGTTGCTCGGCGGCGGCGGGCCGGCGATGTCGGCGTTGCTATGGCATCAACATGAGATGACGGTGGGGCTGCTTAACGCGGCCATCGCCGGTTTCATGCTCACCGCTGTGTGCAACTGGACCGGCACCGCGCCGGTGGCGGGGCGCGCGTTGCTGGTTTTGTGGGGGCTGTGGCTGTCGGCCCGTCTCGGATTGTTGTTGGGTGACGCTTGGCAACTGCTGGCGGTGTTGCTGGATCTGGCTTTTCTGCCCGTGGTGGCGACGCTCGTCGCAAGGCGCGTATGGTCCGCGCGCCAAGCGCGCCAAGCGCCCCTGATCGGGGTGTTGCTCGCCCTGTGGGGATTGGATGTGGCGTTTCATTGGAGCGGGGATCCCCGTTTTCTGCATGGGTTGGTGCTGTTGGGCGCATTGTTGATCCTGATGGTGGGTGGCCGCATTACACCGGCGTTCACCGCCAACTGGCTGCGTCTGCACGGCGACGATCCGGAGCGGGTCCGGCGTCGTCCGGCGCTGGATATTGCGGGTCTGATCTGCGGGTTGGCCGTGGTGGTGTTGGAATTGACCGCGTGGCGGGGGCTTGCGGTGGCTCTGGTGGGGCTGCTGGCGACACTGGTCGCCGCCGTCCGCCTGGCCGGCTGGGCCGGTTGGCGGGTCCGGCGCGAGCCGCTGCTATGGATTCTGCATCTGGGGCATCTTTGGGTGGTGCTGGGATTCGGGCTCTGGGCCGCGGCCAAGGCCGGCTTGCCGGTGGCGCCCACGGCCTGGGTGCATGCCTTGGGCGCCGGTGCCATCGGCACCATGATTCTGGGCGTGATCACCCGCGTCGCCATGGGGCATACCGGACGCCCCATGCGTCTGTTGCCGGGCATGCGATGGGGATTCCTGGCGATACTGGCGGCCGGTCTGGTCCGGGTGCTGGCCGGACTGGGCATGGTGCCCTGGCTGCCGGGGCTGTGGCTGGCGGCGGGATTGTGGCTGCTGGCTTGGTTGTTGTTCCTGTGGCTTTATACCCCGGTGCTGGCGGCGCCGAGGGCGGATGGGCGGCCGGGCTGA
- a CDS encoding 3-deoxy-7-phosphoheptulonate synthase, whose protein sequence is MNASIATLAETGEAQDQETRHQRLPSPVALREALPLETGLQARIRQQRQAVRAVLNGEDDRLLVITGPCSLHDPESALEYGQRLAGLAEQVSDSLLLVMRAYVEKPRTTVGWKGLLYDPHLDGRHDLATGLRLSRELLRDLARLGLPLATELLNPLAASYLSDLLAWAAIGARTTESQIHREMVSGLPLPVGFKNGTDGSVTVARDAIGAAAHGHTHLGLDDHGHPALVQTPGNADTHLVLRGGHQGPNYQEEQVLAARDALESAGLNPRLVVDCSHANSGKDPARQPLVLEEVLRQRRQGDSTVVGVMLESHLNGGNQPLSGSLRYGVSVTDACLGWADTEAQLLQLARG, encoded by the coding sequence ATGAACGCCTCCATCGCCACCCTGGCCGAAACCGGCGAAGCCCAGGACCAGGAAACCCGCCATCAACGCCTGCCCAGCCCCGTCGCCCTGCGTGAGGCGCTGCCACTGGAAACCGGGTTGCAGGCTCGCATCCGTCAGCAACGCCAGGCGGTCCGCGCCGTCCTCAACGGCGAAGATGATCGCCTGCTGGTGATCACCGGCCCCTGCTCCCTGCACGACCCCGAATCCGCCCTCGAATACGGCCAGCGGCTGGCCGGCCTTGCCGAACAGGTGAGCGATTCGTTGCTGCTGGTCATGCGCGCTTACGTGGAGAAGCCACGCACCACGGTGGGCTGGAAAGGATTGCTCTACGATCCGCATCTGGATGGCCGCCACGATCTGGCCACCGGGCTGCGTCTGTCCCGGGAGCTGCTGCGCGACCTGGCGCGACTCGGTCTGCCGCTGGCCACCGAGTTGTTGAACCCGCTGGCCGCCTCCTACCTGAGCGATCTGCTGGCCTGGGCGGCGATCGGCGCACGTACCACCGAATCACAGATCCACCGGGAAATGGTCAGCGGCCTGCCGCTGCCGGTGGGCTTCAAGAACGGTACCGACGGCAGCGTCACCGTGGCCCGCGACGCCATCGGCGCCGCCGCCCATGGCCACACCCACCTGGGGCTGGACGATCACGGTCATCCGGCCCTGGTACAAACACCGGGCAATGCCGACACACACCTGGTGCTGCGCGGCGGCCATCAGGGCCCCAACTACCAGGAAGAACAGGTGCTGGCCGCCCGTGACGCTCTGGAAAGCGCCGGCCTCAATCCGCGCCTGGTGGTCGATTGCAGCCATGCCAACAGCGGCAAGGACCCGGCCCGGCAGCCGCTGGTGCTGGAAGAGGTGCTGCGCCAGCGGCGCCAGGGTGACAGCACGGTGGTCGGGGTGATGCTGGAAAGCCACCTCAACGGCGGCAACCAGCCCCTTTCCGGATCGCTACGCTACGGCGTTTCCGTCACCGATGCCTGCCTCGGCTGGGCGGACACCGAGGCGCAGCTGCTCCAGCTCGCCCGGGGGTGA
- a CDS encoding SirB2 family protein, whose protein sequence is MMLDYLLIKHLHMTFAALSLGLFVLRAGWSVVGSPQLRRRWVRITPHIVDTLLLTFGVTLMILLRAWPHQTPWLAAKLVALLVYIGLGTMAIKRGTSPAQRAAYALAAVLVFLYMVGVAVRHHPGSWLI, encoded by the coding sequence ATGATGTTGGATTACCTGTTGATCAAGCACCTGCACATGACCTTCGCGGCGTTGAGCCTGGGGTTGTTCGTGCTGCGCGCCGGCTGGTCGGTGGTCGGATCGCCGCAGCTGCGGCGGCGCTGGGTTCGCATTACTCCCCATATAGTGGACACGCTGTTGCTGACCTTCGGGGTCACGCTGATGATTCTGCTGCGTGCCTGGCCTCACCAGACGCCCTGGCTGGCGGCCAAGCTGGTGGCCCTGCTGGTTTATATCGGCCTGGGCACCATGGCGATAAAAAGGGGAACCTCGCCGGCGCAAAGGGCAGCGTACGCGCTGGCGGCGGTATTGGTGTTTCTCTATATGGTGGGTGTGGCGGTCCGGCACCACCCCGGATCCTGGTTGATATGA
- a CDS encoding putative zinc-binding protein, producing the protein MTGQRSRKATLLYSCSGCSDVAQLANEVAVRLDHAGHAEMSCIAGVGGGVPGLVRKARSGRVIIAIDGCQMHCAEHCLKRADVRPDHHVRLYEKGLRKRRGRRYGEEDIEQVVDQVVTLINTLDH; encoded by the coding sequence ATGACCGGCCAGCGCTCACGCAAGGCGACTTTGCTGTATTCCTGTTCCGGCTGCTCCGACGTCGCTCAGCTCGCCAACGAAGTGGCGGTACGCCTGGACCACGCCGGGCACGCCGAAATGTCCTGTATCGCCGGCGTCGGCGGCGGCGTGCCCGGCCTGGTGCGCAAAGCCCGCTCCGGACGGGTGATCATCGCCATCGACGGCTGCCAGATGCACTGCGCCGAACACTGCCTCAAACGTGCGGATGTGCGACCGGATCACCATGTTCGCCTTTATGAGAAGGGACTGCGAAAAAGACGAGGGCGCCGTTACGGCGAGGAGGACATTGAGCAGGTGGTCGATCAGGTCGTCACCCTGATCAATACCCTGGACCATTAA
- a CDS encoding NnrS family protein: MSTPSSFPPRRLPSSRLFFPLACIEAAVMVPLSTWAQLDGGPPGLLGAGHGMEMLFGLAPVLIAGYLLGPQTPARLWGLTLLWGLGRWQRLFASAPFVLSVWDLLTGVLLAALLLPRLRHARKWRNRVGLGLVPWLCLTPLLVWWLQPPWPRLPTVITLAALLAYMGGRIIAPLAAAAWQQQGKVLRARVQPRLEGLLLITFALAWASAWHYPAITGVVLMALCSLLLVRLWRWRLWSLTRPDLWLLGQGYGWLGLGLGGMGLALISGHAITTPLHGITVGALGSLSCGVMARQAGPRHRGWVPPRCPVTVVMVLLSVAALVRWGAAMAPSWLLPVAASCWSLAYLILFLLLLRSGPGSSNTENSP; this comes from the coding sequence ATGTCCACTCCTTCCTCTTTCCCACCGCGTAGGCTGCCCTCCTCCCGACTGTTCTTCCCTCTCGCCTGTATCGAGGCTGCGGTGATGGTGCCGCTTTCCACCTGGGCCCAACTCGATGGCGGCCCCCCAGGCTTGCTGGGTGCCGGTCATGGCATGGAAATGTTGTTCGGGCTGGCGCCGGTGTTGATCGCCGGCTATCTGCTCGGCCCGCAGACGCCGGCACGGCTATGGGGTCTTACGCTGCTATGGGGTCTGGGCCGCTGGCAAAGGCTGTTTGCCAGCGCGCCGTTTGTGCTATCCGTCTGGGACTTGCTTACCGGCGTGCTGCTGGCCGCGCTGCTGCTGCCCCGCCTGCGTCACGCCAGGAAATGGCGTAACCGGGTTGGCCTGGGTCTGGTTCCCTGGTTGTGCCTGACGCCATTGCTGGTGTGGTGGCTGCAGCCCCCCTGGCCGCGCCTGCCCACCGTGATCACCCTCGCCGCGCTACTCGCCTACATGGGCGGGCGCATCATCGCGCCGTTGGCCGCGGCAGCCTGGCAACAGCAGGGAAAGGTGTTGCGGGCACGGGTGCAGCCACGTCTGGAAGGCCTGTTACTGATCACCTTCGCACTGGCCTGGGCCAGTGCCTGGCACTACCCCGCGATCACCGGTGTAGTACTGATGGCACTCTGTTCTCTATTGCTGGTGCGCTTGTGGCGCTGGCGCCTGTGGTCGCTGACCCGGCCGGATCTGTGGTTGCTCGGCCAGGGCTACGGCTGGCTGGGGCTGGGGCTGGGTGGAATGGGGCTTGCCCTGATCAGCGGCCATGCCATCACCACGCCACTGCACGGTATCACCGTGGGCGCCCTTGGCTCTCTTTCCTGTGGCGTAATGGCCCGTCAGGCCGGGCCGCGCCATCGCGGCTGGGTTCCGCCGCGCTGCCCGGTCACGGTGGTGATGGTATTGCTGAGCGTCGCAGCACTGGTTCGTTGGGGCGCGGCAATGGCCCCGTCGTGGCTACTACCGGTAGCCGCGTCCTGCTGGAGTCTCGCCTACCTGATCCTCTTTCTGCTCCTGCTGCGCAGCGGGCCAGGATCATCGAATACGGAAAATTCTCCTTAA
- a CDS encoding GreA/GreB family elongation factor yields MVRKYAVRNPCCFPPGPGEISAVLGKLEALNHADGEPRASVGTIVRMEDLLSGEQGFFQLVWPDDAAPEQDRLSILSPLGAALLGARCGDEVTVTLFGCRCDFRVLALREARPPEDSAVPS; encoded by the coding sequence ATGGTTCGCAAATATGCGGTGAGAAATCCTTGTTGCTTCCCTCCCGGGCCCGGCGAGATCAGCGCCGTGCTCGGCAAGCTGGAAGCACTGAATCATGCCGATGGAGAGCCACGCGCTTCCGTTGGCACGATCGTGCGGATGGAGGATCTGCTCAGCGGTGAGCAGGGTTTCTTTCAATTGGTATGGCCGGACGACGCCGCACCCGAGCAAGACCGCCTTTCGATTCTATCGCCATTGGGCGCCGCTCTACTGGGTGCCCGTTGTGGTGATGAAGTGACGGTGACCCTGTTCGGATGCCGCTGTGATTTTCGGGTTCTGGCCCTGCGGGAGGCGCGACCTCCGGAGGATAGTGCCGTGCCATCATGA